In the Patescibacteria group bacterium genome, one interval contains:
- a CDS encoding D-alanyl-D-alanine carboxypeptidase family protein — protein MVSNFILAVTILAEIFGIVHPTQKLSTEIGENSVFVKSTPGQVLGESSKDSQLPQIALSQINPLPQPIQKNQFSTRARSALVLDMNSNKILYQKNANLSQPIASITKLMTAVVILDNFNVNETVDISAHSAFQVGSKAHLLPGEQVSALELIKAILIVSGNDAAAALEEHYGQEKLVATMNEKAQFLGMTNSKFADATGLDSGNISNANDLVLLTRYAMKNKIIVDAVITREYIVVAKNGQTQHLIHTTNRLLNQYPDIIGVKTGFTNEAGNCLIAVAKQNKHQIVSIVLGVDNYDLRFSESRDLLDSAFSGFKW, from the coding sequence ATGGTTTCAAATTTTATTTTAGCAGTTACAATTTTAGCTGAAATTTTTGGTATTGTTCATCCCACCCAAAAGCTCTCGACCGAAATCGGTGAAAATTCTGTTTTTGTCAAATCGACTCCGGGACAGGTTTTAGGAGAAAGCTCTAAAGATTCACAACTTCCCCAAATAGCGCTTTCGCAGATTAATCCCTTGCCTCAGCCAATCCAAAAAAATCAATTTTCAACCAGGGCACGCTCAGCCTTAGTTTTAGATATGAATTCAAATAAAATTTTGTATCAAAAAAATGCCAATTTATCACAACCCATAGCTTCAATTACGAAATTAATGACCGCGGTGGTGATTTTAGATAATTTTAATGTTAATGAAACCGTGGATATTTCTGCCCATTCAGCTTTTCAGGTCGGTTCAAAAGCCCATTTATTACCCGGTGAACAAGTTTCCGCTTTAGAATTAATTAAAGCCATACTCATTGTCTCCGGCAATGACGCCGCCGCCGCCTTAGAAGAGCATTATGGTCAAGAAAAATTAGTCGCCACCATGAACGAAAAAGCCCAGTTTTTGGGCATGACAAATTCAAAATTTGCCGATGCGACCGGTTTAGATTCGGGTAATATTTCAAATGCGAATGATTTGGTTTTGCTGACTAGGTATGCGATGAAAAATAAAATCATTGTTGATGCTGTTATCACTAGGGAATATATTGTTGTGGCAAAAAATGGCCAAACTCAACATCTTATTCATACTACCAATCGTTTATTAAACCAATATCCAGATATTATTGGTGTAAAAACTGGTTTTACAAATGAAGCTGGCAATTGTTTAATTGCCGTTGCAAAACAAAACAAACATCAAATTGTCTCAATAGTGCTCGGCGTTGATAATTACGACTTGCGGTTTTCAGAATCGCGAGATCTTTTGGACTCAGCCTTTTCCGGTTTCAAATGGTAA
- a CDS encoding DUF456 domain-containing protein, which yields MTDLAPFIVALIVMLVGLAGILVPGLPDLIFVFLGALIYSIWTGFEKTNLIFIIIFLALTLFGLLFDWLGAILGAKSGKADFMGILGAIVGAIVGIFIGGLVGIIGGAFIGTILFEMIFSHKKIEGAVKAGVGAIFGIIFGSILKFALAAIMIGWFVSKVF from the coding sequence ATGACCGATTTAGCGCCATTTATTGTTGCTTTAATTGTAATGCTGGTCGGACTGGCGGGAATTTTGGTGCCAGGATTGCCTGATTTAATTTTTGTTTTTTTGGGCGCACTCATATATTCGATTTGGACTGGTTTTGAAAAAACAAACTTAATTTTTATTATAATTTTTCTGGCTTTGACCCTATTTGGTTTATTATTTGATTGGTTGGGAGCTATTTTAGGTGCCAAAAGCGGCAAAGCAGATTTTATGGGCATTCTTGGCGCAATCGTGGGAGCAATTGTGGGGATTTTTATTGGTGGCTTGGTCGGTATCATAGGCGGAGCATTTATAGGCACAATTCTTTTTGAAATGATATTTTCCCATAAAAAAATTGAAGGAGCTGTTAAGGCTGGTGTAGGTGCAATTTTTGGAATTATTTTCGGCTCAATATTAAAATTTGCCTTAGCCGCCATCATGATCGGCTGGTTTGTAAGCAAGGTTTTTTAA
- the rnc gene encoding ribonuclease III, producing the protein MRDLKEFESKIEIKFDNKNLLKNVFIHRSFLNENPKLTLESNERLEFLGDAVLELVVTENMFKNYQNPEGELTGWRSALVCGPSLSKVAIKFEMGKFLYLSRGEEKMGGREKDLLLANAFEALIGALYLEKGYEKVKKFLEKHLLSDLPEIIEKKIYIDPKTQLQEKAQDELGVTPTYEVLKETGPDHAKIFTMTVFLGNKEAGLGQGSSKQLAQVKAAQNAIDKWPKESKK; encoded by the coding sequence ATGCGAGATTTAAAAGAATTTGAAAGTAAAATTGAGATTAAATTTGATAATAAAAATTTGCTCAAAAATGTTTTTATTCACCGATCTTTCTTGAATGAAAATCCGAAATTAACTTTAGAGTCAAATGAAAGGCTCGAATTTTTAGGTGATGCGGTTTTGGAATTAGTGGTGACGGAAAATATGTTTAAAAATTATCAAAATCCCGAAGGCGAATTAACTGGCTGGCGTTCGGCTTTGGTTTGCGGACCAAGCCTGTCTAAAGTTGCCATAAAATTTGAGATGGGAAAATTTTTGTATTTATCCCGCGGGGAAGAAAAAATGGGTGGCCGTGAAAAAGATTTATTGCTAGCGAATGCTTTTGAGGCGTTAATCGGCGCTTTATATTTAGAAAAAGGCTACGAAAAGGTAAAAAAATTTCTCGAAAAACACCTTTTAAGCGATTTGCCGGAAATTATTGAAAAAAAGATTTATATTGACCCTAAGACTCAGTTACAAGAAAAAGCCCAAGATGAATTGGGCGTGACGCCAACCTATGAGGTTTTGAAGGAAACCGGTCCCGACCATGCGAAAATTTTCACGATGACCGTATTTTTAGGCAACAAAGAGGCAGGTCTTGGACAAGGATCATCTAAACAATTAGCCCAAGTAAAAGCTGCCCAAAATGCCATTGATAAATGGCCAAAGGAATCAAAAAAATGA
- a CDS encoding NUDIX domain-containing protein: MQSENKKLNKPKTKFEISAGGVVYRKIESHDLKNKFEILVIKDSYGKWALPKGHPEIKEKMTHAALREISEETGLVKLEIIEKIGKAKYFFRLKGQPIFKIVEYFLVKADPQDALKIQKHEIRDAKWLPIIEAEKLIKYKDLKPIVSKAILLLKKSEILSTKY, translated from the coding sequence ATGCAGAGTGAAAATAAAAAATTGAATAAACCCAAGACTAAATTTGAAATTTCCGCGGGTGGGGTGGTTTATAGGAAAATTGAAAGCCACGATTTAAAAAATAAATTTGAAATATTAGTGATTAAGGATTCTTATGGAAAATGGGCCTTGCCAAAGGGTCATCCGGAAATCAAAGAAAAAATGACCCATGCGGCTTTACGGGAAATTTCCGAAGAAACCGGTTTGGTGAAATTAGAAATTATTGAAAAAATTGGAAAAGCAAAATATTTTTTTCGACTTAAGGGTCAACCAATTTTTAAAATTGTGGAATATTTTTTAGTTAAAGCTGATCCGCAAGATGCTTTAAAAATTCAAAAACATGAAATTAGAGATGCGAAATGGTTACCAATAATTGAGGCTGAAAAATTAATTAAATATAAAGATTTAAAGCCAATCGTTTCAAAAGCAATTTTGCTTTTGAAGAAATCCGAAATCCTAAGCACCAAATACTAA
- the nusB gene encoding transcription antitermination factor NusB: MANRHQSRICAMQSLYEFDLRPSAKLTEILNRNFTEKPNTDEDFVKNTISGVIKHTKEIDKLIADSAPEWPLEQIARVDKNVLRIAVFELLYEDKDKRVPPKVAIDEAVEIAKNFGGENSSKFVNGVLGTIYRHSDVYVKEDDNKFENKRAKSKNAE; this comes from the coding sequence ATGGCAAATCGTCATCAATCTCGTATTTGCGCAATGCAGTCTTTATACGAATTTGATCTTAGGCCATCGGCAAAATTGACGGAAATTTTAAATCGAAATTTTACCGAAAAACCAAATACGGATGAAGATTTTGTAAAAAATACGATTTCGGGTGTCATCAAACATACCAAGGAGATTGATAAATTAATTGCCGATTCCGCCCCAGAATGGCCGTTAGAACAAATTGCTCGAGTTGATAAAAACGTACTGAGAATTGCAGTTTTTGAGCTTTTGTACGAAGATAAAGATAAGCGCGTGCCGCCAAAAGTTGCCATAGATGAAGCGGTTGAAATTGCTAAAAATTTTGGAGGGGAAAATAGTTCTAAATTTGTGAACGGTGTTTTAGGGACAATTTATCGCCATTCAGATGTTTATGTCAAAGAAGATGATAATAAATTTGAAAATAAAAGAGCAAAAAGTAAAAATGCAGAGTGA
- a CDS encoding four helix bundle protein — MQSKNQRFGQNNNVAKERAYVFALNIIKFIESTPENTTTQIINKQLLRSATSISANIVEAQASSSRNDFKNFLSHALKSANETKFWLCLLRDSKKSEIYKTNKLLDETNQLSNILGKSILTLKNK, encoded by the coding sequence ATGCAAAGCAAAAATCAAAGATTTGGACAGAATAACAATGTTGCCAAAGAAAGAGCTTATGTCTTTGCGTTGAATATTATTAAATTTATTGAAAGTACGCCTGAAAATACAACAACACAGATTATAAACAAACAACTATTACGTTCTGCAACGTCAATTAGTGCAAATATCGTGGAGGCTCAAGCGTCAAGTTCTCGAAATGATTTTAAAAATTTCCTAAGCCATGCCTTAAAATCTGCAAATGAAACTAAATTTTGGTTATGCTTACTTCGCGATTCAAAAAAATCAGAAATATATAAAACGAACAAACTCCTTGACGAGACGAATCAGCTTAGTAATATTTTAGGTAAAAGTATTTTAACTTTAAAAAATAAATAA
- the rpmF gene encoding 50S ribosomal protein L32 yields the protein MPEPKQKLSRSRNRKRKGSQKITKIQLSICPKCRTKHLPHHVCQVCGTYKGREVLETATKVTKKIKNKK from the coding sequence ATGCCAGAGCCAAAGCAAAAGCTATCTCGATCTCGAAACCGAAAACGCAAGGGATCACAAAAAATAACCAAAATTCAATTATCAATTTGCCCAAAATGCCGTACCAAACATCTACCTCATCATGTCTGCCAAGTTTGTGGAACATATAAAGGACGCGAAGTTTTAGAAACCGCCACAAAAGTGACTAAAAAAATAAAAAATAAAAAATAA
- a CDS encoding class I tRNA ligase family protein, with product MTDYNPQKIESRWQKVWAKNNLNQAVDFSKKPKFYCLDMFPYPSGEGLHVGHWRGYVLSDIWTRYQILKGKNILHPMGFDAFGLPAENAAIKKNSHPAEFTETAISKFKEQLAQIGSLYDWEREINTSSPDYYRWTQWLFLQLYKQGLAYRKKALVNFCPSCHTVLANEQVVASECERCGSKVVKKDLKQWFFKITKYADRLLADLGKIDWPARTKILQKNWIGRSEGVTIKFEIRNSKFETNPKSQILNSKHFIEVFTTRPDTLFGATYLVLAPEHEMVAKITTPKQKKTVAEYVEKAGKYSEIARTSTTREKTGVFTGAYAVNPVNGEKIPVWVADYVLRDYATGAIMCVPAHDQRDFEFAKKYDLPIKDVIIPHRIDSKNPPKDGKEIAKRNSVHAIVFNPKTKKYLCLNWKKQPWIAFVVGGAKDGEDLVGAAKREIKEETGFVNVKFTRFLGGLVFSEYYAAHKNVNRQAMTNALYFELIDDERVPVSAEEKEKHEIEWLSREQITPARMTCAELDLWFDRIDHENLAYEETGILINSGEFDGLDSNEAKIKITSSLAKKGEAKKTTTYHLRDWLVSRQRYWGAPIPIIYCNKCGEMAVPENELPVVLPKEIEFKPTGGSPLKHDKEFLETKCPKCGGEAVRETDTLDTFVCSSWYYLRYADAKNSEKAFDEEKTEFWLPVDLYIGGIEHATMHLLYARFICKFLHDFKLTNFDPDGEPFRKLFNIGMIYYQGAKMSKSKGNIVSPDELVAKYGTDALRGYEMFIGPADEDSEWMDSGILGIFRFLKKVWGTKFGQNETPLLHHAIKKVTEDLENFRLNTAISAMMEYFNHEKKPGEKILILMAPIFPHLAEELWQKLGHKNPIFEEQWPEFNEKLVKLKDILVVVQINGKVRDKLTVVNGISEKEIIELAKKSKNILALLADKKIKKTIWVPNRLINFVI from the coding sequence ATGACAGATTATAATCCTCAAAAAATTGAATCCAGGTGGCAAAAAGTTTGGGCCAAGAATAATTTAAATCAGGCCGTGGATTTTTCTAAAAAGCCCAAATTTTATTGTTTGGATATGTTCCCTTATCCATCTGGGGAAGGTTTGCATGTGGGGCATTGGCGAGGCTATGTTTTGTCTGACATTTGGACGCGCTATCAAATTTTAAAAGGTAAAAATATTTTGCATCCGATGGGCTTTGATGCTTTTGGCTTGCCGGCGGAAAATGCGGCGATTAAAAAAAATTCTCATCCGGCGGAATTTACTGAGACTGCGATTTCTAAATTTAAAGAACAATTGGCACAAATTGGTTCATTATATGATTGGGAACGAGAAATTAATACCTCAAGCCCTGATTATTATCGCTGGACGCAGTGGTTATTTTTGCAATTATATAAACAGGGTTTGGCATATCGCAAAAAAGCCTTGGTTAATTTTTGTCCATCTTGCCACACGGTTTTGGCTAATGAACAGGTGGTGGCAAGTGAATGCGAACGTTGCGGTTCAAAAGTGGTCAAAAAAGATTTAAAACAATGGTTTTTTAAGATTACTAAATATGCCGATCGGTTATTAGCGGATTTGGGAAAAATTGATTGGCCAGCACGAACTAAGATCTTGCAAAAAAATTGGATTGGACGCTCTGAGGGAGTAACGATTAAATTCGAAATTCGAAATTCGAAATTCGAAACAAATCCTAAATCTCAAATATTAAATTCGAAACATTTTATTGAGGTGTTTACCACCAGACCCGACACTTTATTTGGCGCCACTTATTTAGTTTTGGCCCCAGAACACGAAATGGTGGCTAAAATTACTACTCCTAAACAAAAAAAGACGGTGGCGGAATACGTGGAAAAGGCCGGAAAATATTCGGAAATAGCAAGAACTTCTACGACTCGTGAAAAAACTGGCGTTTTCACGGGTGCATACGCGGTTAATCCGGTAAATGGCGAGAAAATCCCGGTTTGGGTCGCGGATTATGTTTTGCGAGATTATGCGACAGGTGCAATTATGTGTGTGCCAGCTCATGACCAGCGCGATTTTGAATTTGCTAAGAAATACGATTTACCGATAAAAGATGTCATTATCCCCCATCGAATTGATTCTAAAAATCCACCCAAAGACGGAAAAGAAATTGCCAAAAGAAATTCAGTCCATGCCATAGTTTTCAATCCAAAAACTAAAAAATACCTCTGTTTGAATTGGAAAAAACAACCCTGGATCGCTTTTGTGGTTGGCGGCGCAAAAGATGGCGAAGATTTAGTAGGGGCAGCCAAAAGAGAAATTAAAGAAGAAACCGGTTTTGTGAATGTTAAATTCACTCGATTTTTAGGCGGTCTGGTTTTTTCCGAATATTATGCCGCTCACAAAAATGTCAATCGGCAGGCGATGACGAATGCTTTGTATTTTGAATTGATTGATGACGAGCGCGTACCAGTTTCTGCGGAAGAAAAAGAAAAACACGAGATTGAATGGTTATCTCGCGAGCAAATTACTCCAGCCAGAATGACTTGTGCAGAATTAGATTTGTGGTTTGACCGAATTGATCATGAAAATTTGGCTTATGAGGAGACGGGAATTTTGATAAATTCGGGTGAATTTGATGGCTTGGATTCTAATGAAGCAAAAATTAAGATTACAAGCTCGTTGGCGAAAAAGGGCGAAGCTAAAAAAACCACCACTTATCATTTACGAGACTGGTTGGTTTCGAGGCAGCGCTATTGGGGTGCCCCTATACCTATTATATATTGCAATAAGTGCGGTGAGATGGCTGTACCTGAAAATGAGCTGCCAGTGGTGTTGCCAAAAGAGATTGAATTTAAACCGACTGGCGGTTCTCCATTAAAACACGATAAAGAATTTTTAGAAACCAAATGTCCAAAATGCGGCGGCGAAGCTGTACGAGAAACCGATACTTTAGATACATTTGTTTGTTCATCTTGGTATTATTTAAGATACGCGGATGCGAAAAACTCTGAAAAAGCTTTTGATGAGGAAAAAACCGAGTTTTGGTTGCCGGTTGATTTATATATTGGTGGTATTGAACACGCCACGATGCATTTATTATACGCGAGATTTATTTGTAAATTTTTACACGATTTCAAATTAACTAATTTTGATCCAGATGGCGAACCATTTCGCAAATTATTTAACATTGGCATGATTTATTATCAAGGTGCAAAAATGTCCAAATCCAAAGGCAATATTGTTTCGCCAGATGAATTGGTGGCAAAATATGGCACCGATGCTTTACGCGGCTATGAAATGTTTATCGGTCCGGCTGATGAGGATTCGGAATGGATGGATTCTGGCATCTTGGGTATTTTTAGGTTTTTGAAAAAAGTCTGGGGGACAAAATTTGGTCAAAATGAAACACCACTGCTACATCATGCGATTAAAAAAGTGACAGAAGATTTAGAAAATTTTCGATTAAATACCGCAATTTCGGCAATGATGGAATATTTTAATCACGAAAAAAAGCCTGGTGAAAAAATCCTGATTTTAATGGCACCGATATTTCCGCATTTGGCTGAAGAGTTATGGCAAAAATTAGGACATAAAAATCCCATTTTCGAAGAACAATGGCCTGAGTTTAATGAGAAATTAGTCAAACTTAAAGATATTTTGGTAGTAGTGCAAATTAATGGCAAAGTTCGAGATAAATTAACAGTGGTCAATGGAATTTCGGAAAAAGAAATAATTGAACTGGCGAAAAAATCTAAAAATATTTTGGCGTTATTGGCTGATAAAAAAATAAAAAAAACGATCTGGGTCCCAAACCGTTTAATAAATTTTGTGATCTAA
- a CDS encoding GtrA family protein, with product MPENSQPQKTQKNVLEFLKFALVALSSLVIDFAVLNLLVIVFHTNVYLATSISFIVAATNAYIWNRIWTFKSKGNKATEYTQFFIVRGTGFGLNLLAMFVFIQYAHLWFNYAKIISLILVFIWNYIWSKFWVFKQKSKIQTQS from the coding sequence ATGCCGGAAAATAGCCAACCCCAAAAAACTCAAAAAAATGTGCTTGAATTTTTAAAATTTGCCTTAGTTGCCCTTTCATCGTTGGTAATTGATTTTGCGGTTTTAAATCTATTGGTGATAGTTTTTCATACGAATGTTTACCTTGCCACCTCAATTTCCTTTATCGTGGCGGCCACGAATGCTTATATTTGGAATCGGATTTGGACTTTCAAAAGTAAAGGCAATAAAGCGACTGAATACACTCAATTTTTTATTGTCCGCGGCACGGGTTTTGGTTTAAATTTATTGGCGATGTTTGTTTTTATTCAATATGCCCATTTATGGTTCAATTATGCAAAAATTATTTCGCTAATATTGGTTTTTATTTGGAACTATATCTGGAGTAAATTCTGGGTCTTTAAGCAAAAGAGCAAAATCCAAACTCAATCATAA
- a CDS encoding peptidylprolyl isomerase has protein sequence MKSFGIIILIAIIAVFAYFGLKGSGAKSNTNNNTDTNTADNNIKKETGMKLEFPGILAEDKINNKKAVLETGKGKIEFELYADSAPKTVSNFVYLAEKGFYDGLTFHRVVPGFVIQGGDPEGTGSGGPGYQFEDEKVQGDYKAGTVAMANSGPDTNGSQFFICLDDQPTLPKQYNLFGQVTVGMDVVKNIAVGDKINSIKIENIK, from the coding sequence ATGAAAAGTTTTGGAATTATTATATTAATTGCGATTATTGCGGTTTTTGCATATTTTGGACTCAAAGGGTCTGGCGCAAAATCAAATACTAATAATAACACCGACACAAATACCGCTGATAATAATATTAAAAAGGAGACTGGGATGAAATTAGAATTTCCTGGAATTTTAGCAGAAGATAAAATTAATAACAAAAAAGCCGTTTTAGAAACTGGCAAGGGCAAAATTGAATTTGAATTATATGCAGATTCTGCGCCAAAAACGGTCAGTAATTTTGTATATTTAGCTGAAAAAGGGTTCTATGATGGTTTAACTTTTCATCGTGTAGTACCTGGTTTTGTGATTCAGGGCGGAGATCCCGAGGGAACCGGATCGGGTGGCCCGGGATATCAATTTGAGGATGAGAAAGTTCAAGGAGATTATAAAGCTGGCACAGTGGCGATGGCTAATTCTGGTCCAGACACCAACGGCTCGCAATTTTTTATTTGTTTAGATGATCAACCAACCCTGCCAAAACAATATAATTTATTCGGACAAGTTACTGTCGGAATGGATGTAGTGAAAAATATCGCAGTTGGCGACAAAATTAATTCAATAAAAATCGAAAATATTAAATAG
- a CDS encoding TdeIII family type II restriction endonuclease, with translation MALTTQQSKQIKEYLVSKIRQKLATYDPETNSMPFHFRLLGKDRMALFSFIQSVNTILGTSIFEQVGKIIAEPKAKQAIGQYKGFEGYISSEAVLKIDSIMRELRLASRTPDKDKETKEVLAVAGKGEMGKKLKKRVDLFIEMKDETEYYFELKSAKPNMNEFTGIKKQMLDWITMRGSENPKAKIKTIVAIPYNPYEPKPYERWTLQGLFDLKEEVLVGVEFWDLLGGKNTYEDLLKVFEEVGSELYNEIDKKMKGLNNKI, from the coding sequence ATGGCACTCACAACTCAACAAAGCAAACAGATTAAGGAGTATTTAGTAAGTAAAATCCGCCAAAAGTTGGCGACTTATGATCCGGAGACAAATTCAATGCCATTTCATTTTCGTTTACTCGGCAAAGATAGAATGGCGTTATTCTCTTTTATTCAATCAGTAAACACAATACTTGGAACATCAATTTTTGAGCAGGTTGGTAAAATAATCGCCGAGCCAAAAGCCAAACAAGCAATAGGACAATATAAAGGATTTGAAGGATATATCAGTAGCGAAGCCGTTTTGAAAATTGATAGTATAATGCGTGAATTACGTCTTGCTTCACGAACGCCTGATAAGGATAAAGAAACGAAAGAAGTATTGGCCGTAGCCGGCAAAGGCGAAATGGGAAAAAAACTTAAAAAGCGCGTTGACCTTTTTATAGAAATGAAAGACGAAACAGAGTATTATTTTGAACTAAAAAGCGCAAAACCAAACATGAACGAATTTACCGGCATTAAAAAGCAAATGCTAGATTGGATTACGATGCGCGGTAGTGAAAACCCAAAAGCAAAAATTAAAACAATCGTTGCTATTCCATATAATCCTTACGAACCAAAACCATATGAGCGTTGGACATTGCAAGGACTTTTTGACTTGAAAGAAGAAGTTTTGGTTGGGGTTGAATTTTGGGATTTACTTGGCGGTAAAAATACTTATGAAGATTTATTAAAAGTTTTTGAGGAAGTAGGTTCAGAACTTTATAATGAGATAGATAAAAAGATGAAGGGTTTAAATAATAAGATATGA
- a CDS encoding DNA methyltransferase, with the protein MQQTKQLLTIKEASHWASDFLRRDISESNISYLVQYGKIKKHNSGASIFVNLNDLKNYYDSYRGKQEIDWKKRLGNDLNWALSFDHLKEKDTTKHVHRLHPYKGKFIPQLVQYFIDNHTDNFKKDVYFNSGDIVLDPFSGSGTTLVQAHEMGINAIGIDISRFNCMMTETKLLDYDFPALESEVEKIRQAITNYEADINLTSFENELLMHMTNFNNKYFPSPEFKYKVQRRQIDEKKYSTEKEKEFLKIYNGLVKKYGIELNHFSAKNFLDKWYIKNIRKEIDFAFKQIKKVKDVRNKKILAIILSRTIRSCRATTHSDLATLKEPQITTYYCWKHKKICKPLFSVKEWFDRYAVDTVYRLRTFTKLKTNAHYTILPADSRTVDIFEEVKKRNKKFYEVLKKKKINGIFTSPPYVGQIDYHEQHAYAYDLFGFERRDELEIGPLYKGQSTEARASYVEGISRVLLNCRKFLANDFDVFIVANDKYNLYSTIADRVGMKIINQFKRPVLNRTERDKSPYSEIIFHLKKEK; encoded by the coding sequence ATGCAACAAACTAAACAACTTCTAACAATTAAAGAAGCGAGTCATTGGGCAAGTGATTTCCTTAGGCGCGATATTAGCGAATCAAATATTTCGTATTTAGTTCAATACGGGAAAATAAAAAAACACAATAGCGGTGCTTCTATTTTTGTTAATCTAAACGATTTAAAAAATTATTATGATTCATATCGAGGAAAACAAGAGATTGATTGGAAAAAACGACTTGGTAATGACTTGAATTGGGCATTGTCCTTTGATCACCTCAAAGAAAAGGACACGACAAAGCACGTCCATCGTTTGCATCCGTACAAAGGCAAGTTTATTCCGCAACTTGTCCAATATTTTATTGACAACCATACTGACAATTTTAAAAAAGATGTTTATTTTAATTCAGGCGACATTGTTCTTGATCCGTTTTCCGGTTCAGGAACAACACTTGTACAAGCACATGAAATGGGAATAAATGCTATCGGTATTGATATATCTCGTTTTAATTGCATGATGACAGAAACAAAGTTGCTCGATTATGATTTTCCAGCTCTTGAGAGCGAAGTTGAAAAAATAAGACAAGCAATTACAAACTACGAGGCTGACATTAATCTTACTAGTTTTGAAAATGAGCTATTAATGCATATGACAAATTTCAATAATAAATACTTCCCAAGTCCAGAATTCAAATATAAGGTTCAAAGAAGACAAATAGATGAAAAAAAATACTCGACAGAGAAAGAAAAAGAATTTTTGAAAATTTATAACGGCCTCGTTAAGAAATATGGTATTGAATTAAATCATTTTTCCGCTAAAAACTTCTTAGACAAATGGTATATTAAAAATATACGCAAAGAAATTGATTTTGCATTTAAACAAATCAAGAAAGTAAAAGATGTCAGGAATAAAAAGATATTAGCGATAATTTTGAGTCGAACGATAAGGTCGTGCCGCGCAACGACACACTCGGATTTAGCTACCCTCAAAGAACCGCAAATAACAACTTATTATTGCTGGAAACACAAAAAGATCTGTAAGCCTCTTTTCTCAGTAAAGGAGTGGTTCGATCGATATGCAGTTGATACTGTATATCGACTCAGAACCTTCACAAAGCTAAAGACAAACGCACATTATACCATACTTCCTGCAGACTCTCGGACGGTGGATATTTTTGAAGAAGTAAAAAAAAGAAACAAAAAATTCTACGAGGTTTTAAAGAAGAAAAAAATCAATGGCATTTTTACTTCACCACCCTATGTTGGTCAAATTGATTATCACGAGCAACATGCTTATGCATACGATCTTTTCGGATTTGAACGCAGAGATGAGCTTGAGATAGGACCGCTTTATAAAGGTCAGAGTACGGAAGCGCGCGCATCTTATGTTGAGGGAATTTCAAGAGTTCTGCTTAATTGTAGAAAATTTTTAGCTAATGATTTTGATGTATTCATCGTTGCAAACGATAAATACAATCTTTATTCTACAATTGCCGATCGAGTTGGAATGAAAATTATAAACCAATTTAAACGACCAGTATTAAATAGAACCGAACGGGACAAGTCTCCTTATTCGGAAATAATTTTTCACTTAAAAAAGGAAAAATAA
- a CDS encoding diacylglycerol kinase family protein has translation MIFSSWERFKGSFFYAWSGLWRSLVTEQNLWIMLVVGILVMFLAWYYQLEFNKELILLLFVTSTIAAEILNTLVEFTLDRFHPSNDLDVKIIKDMMAGFVLLWSIVSLVVGIIIFWPHLR, from the coding sequence ATGATTTTTTCAAGCTGGGAAAGATTTAAAGGAAGCTTTTTTTACGCCTGGTCTGGTTTGTGGCGATCGCTAGTCACTGAACAAAATTTATGGATTATGCTGGTAGTCGGGATATTGGTAATGTTTTTAGCCTGGTATTATCAATTGGAATTTAATAAGGAATTAATTCTTTTGCTTTTTGTGACATCAACGATTGCGGCGGAAATCTTAAACACTTTAGTCGAATTTACCTTGGATCGTTTTCATCCCTCAAATGATTTAGACGTTAAAATTATTAAAGACATGATGGCCGGTTTTGTTTTATTGTGGTCTATCGTTTCACTGGTGGTAGGGATTATTATTTTTTGGCCACACCTTCGTTGA